The following nucleotide sequence is from Thunnus albacares chromosome 15, fThuAlb1.1, whole genome shotgun sequence.
AAAACTACCAACAGGGTAGTCACTGCCATAGATAATGTCATGAGAGATGAGATGATGTTGCAAACCTGGAAACTGTGCAGCAAACAGGATCCCAGCAGCTCCATCGCTGGTGGTGTCGGGGCTGAACTTCTCAGCCAGGAGAGTAACAGAGCAGAAAGGAAGAGACTCAGCGATGCAGACGGCGGTGGAGAAGCCGATCACACCTGCTCCGACCACCACGACCCTGACGCTTTTCATCCTGGACGAGCCTGCGTCTccagctggaagcagagagTTGTGTAAGATGCTGCTTAAGTGCTGCAAGACAACCTTCATTAAAAAAGTGAATCCACAACTTCTAGTCTTAACTAACATCTTGACTGATTGCACAGTCCAAGGATCAACTAGACAAAAGCCCCTTGTCAGTTCAAGTACGTGTCATGcatgtaataataatgcattACGTAACAGACACTGTAAAATAGGTCAGCTATAGGAAACCTTGTGTGATTTGATGTTTTCAGAACCTTTCTTTGATGCTAAATGTAGGTAGAAGTAGGTACGTCTGGATTATTCACAGTATATGTGGGGCAGAAGTAAGGCTGAaactaacgattgttttcattatcaattattctgttgattattttctcggttaattgattagttatttGGTCTACAAAGTGTCAGCATATGTTGAAAAATGTAGATCACTGTTTCCTAGAGCCCAAAATgcaactttaaatgttttgtcccgaccaacagtccagtttactgtcaaaaaaagaattttttctttaaaaaatatctataatataatatatattaaatatagttggagactaattgtttcagctctaggtAGATgcaagaagtattcagatcctatACTTCtgtaaaatactctattacaagtgaaggtcctgcatttaaaaacttaaagtacaaaaacatcatcagtaaaatatcaaagtcacttttctgtttcttctgttacattttaatgttgttgctgGTTCAGGTGAAGCTCATTTTAACTACTTAATACACTGTTGCGTGGTTTAATCTGTACCAAATACATATTCTATAAAGTGACcagatttgtatttgtaaaatcttaatctgcacTAACTGTCAAATATAatgaagcaaacaaaaaaagacaatatttatctctgaaatgtagtagagcACATgaataaagcagaaaatgaaatagtggaaatacctcaaaactgtaaTACTACCACATCGCAACACCAAATcaaaaccagtggtggaaagtaactcagTACATTTATTCTCCTACTCtactactgtatttaagtagaattttgaggtacttgtactttacttgtttatttctatttgatgctactttatacttgcactccactacatttcagagggaaatattgtactttctactccactacatttatttgacagctttagttacttttcagatgaagatttgacataatggataatataacaagcttttaaaatacaacacattgttaaagatgaaaccagtggtttccaacctttttggcttttgacatcttacaaaaagcagtgtgtagtcggggtcacatttcagatgtctatgagttgttaacagctccaccaaatagtgatttttccctcttaacttctcacatggtttcatttcaataaatgttcaaatgatccaatatttcaccaaaaatcaaagattagaggaaaagtccaaaaactgaaaacagatttgtgtgtcagaagtttgtctttttttctctcctctcgcATTAATCATCttacgacccctcagatttatctggtgaccctttggaggggcctgacccctaggttgggaaacactggactaaactagataactgtatataaagtagttcaaactagctccaccttcagcagctacaacagtaacatgctgcttatacactgatgcttcagtattaataatctaatgatgtcatatataataatatatcagtcagagggaccaaaccactacttttactgcaatactttaactacaacaagctgataatacttatgtacttttactttacgaggatttttcatgcaggacttttacttgtaatggagtatttttacattgctgtattggtacttttactaagtgtctgaatatttcttccaccactgatcaCAACACAGTCAGTGAACAGCTTCACTCACCTGTTATGAGAACTAGTTTCTCTGCACCGCGGACAGAAACCTGCCCTGCATTAAACCAGTACCCGGGTCTGCGGTGCTGTTGGGGTCTTTTACGGTAGAGGACGTCGACCTGGAGCTGAAGGTTAACGCGTCTAAAGATTAATCAGAAGCTAAAACACCGCACAGGGTATTTGTTTACTTCCTCGTGTGACACCATCTGTAGGACGTGGAGGTCCTAAAGAAACCCACCTCAGCAATGACAACATGAGAACAAAAGTCcgctgaataaaaaaaaaaggtaagtTTTAGCCGTGTTTACTTTGATATTCGTTTAAAGTATTAACAAATATCGATCGCGTAAATGAAGGTTTCTTGCAGTACCAATAAAACCTCGACAACTGACCTACAAATAACCAGCCGCTACGATCAGTTCACAGGTCAGACGCTGCATACAGGCTCGGCTCTGGATTGGATCAGCCGGAGGGACCTctgctgtgattggttgtttggCTACAAGGTAACTGATGACGCGCTTGCATTTAAAAGGCTCGCGCGGCAGATCTATTCAAGAAATCTATAAAAAGGAGTGATAAATATCCATCATTCAgttcataaacataaacatatgggTTGGTGGTGGACTCGGCTACCTAATCCTACCGACTTGGGGGACTCGCGGACTTTTTTGCCATATCTCAtgtgctttattctatcattccgATTGTTCATGACTCAATCAATTTATTCCTAATGACACCAAATGATGCAAACCCACTGAAAAAATGTACGAttgattaacattttaaatgattacGCAGGCTTAGACAGTAACCATGGCTCGATGCCTCCTTTAAAAGTATCTTTAAACTTGTAGTTTCATGTCAAAGTATCATGTTTCACCCTCCATTATATGGTATTTTAATAAATGTGCATTATGTTTTAGTACTTTGTGAGCAGATTATTGTgtgatgattgtttttttttttcaccatttctccTATTGCATGCCCAGCATGGAGGTTTATATGGGTGTTTGACAACATACAATTGGATCTCTCTCCAAGACCCTTATCAGCATCTTGGAGACTGTCTTCTTATTCCTTTCCCTACTGTCATCCACCCagcatgtatgtatatagaAATCACAATAGTAATCATGTACAGAAGCCCATGCTAAGACAATTTAATGATAGACTATATCCAGCACTACATGTGGCTGAGTCTGGGTAATCTCTTGATCCCGTTCCcaatctctctcctcttcattttctgtctaCTCTCCACTGTCCTAGCTCaataaaaggcaaaaaataaataaataaaaagccaaAAGAAATCTAGAAGGAAAACCAAGTATATCTGACAGATTATTGTGTAGGCCCTATCACATCACTGCAGCAGTACAATTTATTAGACCAACCTTGAATTTAGGGAATGATGCAAACTTGCTGATTGATATGACTGCTGGGCATCCCACCTTCTTTGTGTCTTGCCAAAGAGATGTCTGGCTGCCAAAACTGCAGTCCACCATCTGTATAATTTGTGGGAAAGTGTAAAGTAATTGAACAACTGTTTGTActtaattaatttacattttctttctgtgcaTACAGTCTTTACTAAGATTAGTTAACAATGGTAGACTGTCTCTGCACACTCAAGGCTGACATTGGAAAATATGTGAAGGTGTAGGCAACATAGCTTCACAGCTGACATATTCCCATTTTATTAGTACCAGTTGTTCattgttgttcatgtttttatgtgaaaatacaGTACAAATCAGTACGTTTGTAAACATAATTACGTAGGCCTAGATATGTCATAGCGTCTAGGGAATGTGTTTgctattcatgtgtgtgtgtgtcgcgtACACAGAGTAAACTCACCATGTTTTTAGCCTTTTCCTCGGCATACATCTGCTTCTGGGCTGTATTCAATGGCATCCCAGAACCACCAGCCCATTGCCAGTAGACCCGGTTCACGGGTAAAGTTTGCCAATCTGTATAACACCACTTGACCTTGTGACAAGCGAATTTATCATTTTCTTCACTAGATATTTTGGTTAATCGACTCATTCGCTGATTATCCCACAACCGTAACGTTAACGTAACGTGTAGCCAGTTCTCCTTAGAAAGCCTTTGGTTGGGTTTGCTATCTAGCTAGCAATCATTTGTACATTGTTAATTCCTTTAACTTTGTCACTGTAATGGTGGTCCACAGAAAAAGTAATAATCTCAGTCTACGACTCTTCCTCCACTCCTTTAGTAATCGTCATCGTCAATCGTCGTTATCGTCAAATTATGTCATGTTTGACACCGCGCTAGTATTTTAAAATCTCTCAGTCAGCTGAGCGtaacaaccaatcacagcagAGCGTCCCaacaaccaatcacagcagAGCGTCCCaacaaccaatcacagcagAGCGTCCCTACAACCAATCACAGCAGAACGTCCGTACAACCAATCACAGTAGAACGTCCCTCCGGCTGATCCAATCTTCAGCTGTGCGTGATTCTCGTCATAACCCCGCCTCTCGCGATAAGCAGTTCGCCCCCCCAGTCCAACGACAGAAAAGAAGGTAAGGTCCTAACAGCTCAGTACTGTTTTAAATGACCAACAGGCACTTTGAGTCCTGTTAGAAACACAAATGCCTATGAAATTTAGTTCGTCTAACACATTATTCCAGTGGCAGGTTTTGCTGCTTCTGTTATTTGTTGCCTGTTTCTTGCTAGAGGCGGAAGCATTGTTTGAGACCATGTAGCTTGCTCGCTAACCTTCACATCACAATACAAAATTGAACTGCAGACACCTTTCAGTACAAACGGTCGCATTAGGTTAACTCTCTATTAATGTGGGTAGACACGTCAAAATACCTGAAGTGCATTTAGTTGTTGATTTGCTCTGTATTGTAGCCCTGGAAGATATATTTATGTGCATAAAATTATGGTTGCAAAAAAGTAGTGCTGAAAATACCTATCGATCGACAATTTTGATCATGAAttaataattgtttgttttgtccaaccaacacaaagatattcgGTGTACATATTGATATAAAACGGAGAACAAAACTCACATCTGCAAAGCCTGAACCAGTgattgctttgcttttttttcttgataaattacttGAAATAATTTATCGATCATCCAAATCGTTGACTATTTATTATCTGTTGATGGACTAATCCATTaaccaataataataaccaattaatcgactaatctttGAAAGCATGCATACAACTAGTGGACAGACTGATCATActgaaaataatacaatttgAAATAATAGTTCCAGCcctaaataaaatcatttgttttatgtttccaCAGAAGAACTTTCCTTTTAATTGACAATGCATTGATTAgttgaataattgattagttgccaattTCAACTTAATTAAAtcaatcgccaactattttgataattgattaatcattttgagtcattttttgcaAAGAAAATTTCGAAATTCTTTACCAAAGAATATTTCCTggtctatgatagtaaactgaatatctttgggttgtagactgttggtcaggacgaaacaagacattttaggatgtcaccttgggttctgggaaacagtgattgacatttttaaaaattttcacaattaatcgattaattgagaggataatcgacagattaatcaataatgaaaataatagttagttcTAGCTCTGTGTTGATTAGATAGTGAAGTAAAAATTGTAAAGTTCAATATGCACTCTTGCACATAAGACAAATGTACCTTCACTCAGTCTTATGTTTTGATAGAGTTGCCTTTCATTGCCTCCAGGTAcggaagtgattttttttgtgaggaAGATGTCTCACAAAGCCACAACCTCCTCCCTGATGGCCCTTCATTCAGATTCACATGAGCAGAGCATCCTGAGCAAATTCAACAAGCTCAGGAAAAGGGACTTGTTGTGTGACATCACTCTTGTTGTGGAGGATATGCACTTCAAGGCGCACAAAGCCCTGCTGGCAGCAAGCAGCGAATACTTCTCCCTCATGTTCACGGCAAAAGATCAGAGCACTCAGTCTACCTTCCAGCTAGACGGTATGGCAGCTGAGATGTTTGCGGCGGTTCTGGAGTTCATCTACAGCGCTCAGGTGTCTGTGGAGCAGAGCGCCACGGAGCAGCTCCTGGCCACTGCCCGGCTCATGCAGGTCAGTGATCTTGTGAAGGCTCTCACTGAACTCACACACTCTGCTGCAGGGGTTACAGGTGGGGAGGTAAAGGCAGACAAAGCCGAGGTACCGAATCAGTCAAAACGCAAAAGAGGACGaccaaagaaaaatgtgaacGCCGCTGTAGCAGAGATAGAGGGGAgaagtacagtatgtgagagTGCAGAGGACGGCCAGCCTGGAGATGTGAACTGCAAAGATGGAGACAAGGAGCTGCAACCTAAAGATGATGCAGATTATAACACAGGAGCAATCTGCAGCCGGCAGAGCAAACGCAAAATCAAACCACCGCTGAAATACAAAGGCTACAAGGTGTGCAGTGACACAGCAGAAAGGAAAGAGCCTGGGAAGAGAGGCAGGAAGAGGAAATACCCCAACACGGAGGCACGGTGTGAGGACTGTGGCAAAGTGTTCAAAAACCACCTCTTTTTAAAGATTCACCAAAGGACTCATACAGGTAATCATCCACGTGAGGTCTGTATTCAGTGATGTCTTAGAGATAGGGGGGAAAATGATTGTTGGATTACTTAACAAACAGGCAGCGTCCATCACAGATGTTTTAATCTGTTAGGAAAAGGTAACCGTGGGAAGCTGTAGCATCTGTAATCTGATCTTCACTACTCTGCAGGTGACACTGTTATCAGCACATGTACCACCACACCTCATTGTACTTTCCTAACTTCCCGCCAGGAGAGAAGCCTTTCCGATGCCCGGTCTGCGGGAAATGTTTTACCCAGAAACACACTCTGCTGGTTCACCAGCGCATGCACACCGGAGAGAAGCCGTTCGTTTGTACCGTCTGCTCCAAAGCTCTCGCCACCAAACACTCCCTGCAAGAGCACATGAACCTGCATGAAGGTAACGTCTAACAATATGCCAGTTTTCTCATTTTGATGCTgatgtttctcttctctttagcAGGGTTTACCGTGTACAAATTGTGTGTggattattctttttttctggaacattaattctgtatttttaagctttaattttgacattttctataAGGcctcatgttaaaaaaaaaagaaacttccAGACTGTGAATCGGTGTAGTTAAGATATCTTTGgaaactgtatgaaaatagTGAGTTGGTTAAGCTAATTTCTACTAATCATAAAAGTCTGTAGTCTGTCAGTGTGCTGTTGCTTTTGCTATactgaaaatgatttttctttcaCCTCCATCCTTTAGAAGAGAAATCCTTCAGCTGTGATAAATGTGGAAAGACCTTCACTCAGAAGAGGCAACTTAAAAGTCATTACAGACTTCATACAGGTAAGAGTCACTTCACTGAAACAGCAGTGTCATTCTAATGTAGTAACTGTAAAGGCTGAATAATttgttctttattctttttttttttttttttttaaattaaaggcAAATCATTACCAGAATGTGCTCAATGTCATCACAAGTTTCTGGATACAGCTCAGCTGAAAAAGCACCTGAGGACTCatacaggtaaaaaaaacagcttcaacaGTTCTGTGAATAATGTCTGAACTATTAAAACTTGTACTaacatttaaccttttattaattatgttttaacagGTGAGAAGCCTTTCACATGTGAGATCTGTGGAAAGTGTTTTACAGCCAAAAGCACGCTGCAGACTCACATCAGAATTCACAGgtaagaaatatattttaacctTTGTTGTGGCTTTAATTCATTTCAAGtgtgactaataataataaaactactactactactaataataataataaaagtttatttcatacaaaaagaTACAATACGTGCTTcacaaaacatggaaaaaacatAAGACAGATGCAAGAAATGGGAACATTAAAAGCAAAGAGGAAGATTTACTGTACAGTTATATTATAATTCTATCTTTGCAGAGGTGAGAAGCCGTATGACTGCAGCATCTGCAAAAAGTCCTTCTCAGACCCCAGCGCCAGACGACGGCATGTCGCCTCCCACTCAGGGAAGAAACCCTTCACTTGCTCCTTCTGCAGCCTTTCATTTACCCGTCTAGAcaatctgaaaacacacactaacacccACAACAAGGAGAGAGCTGCAACATCAGAGGCCTCATCAGACGCAGCGGCGACAGACTCCGCAGCACCTCAGGAGGAGGCGCGTAACATCCTGCAGCTCCAGCAGTACCAGCTGCCCCAGAGCTCCGATCAGGAGATCCAGCTGGTGGTGACAGGAGACGTGGACAACATTAATTTTGTCCCGGGTCAGGAACAGGAGATCAGCATCATCACCACAGAGGGAGAGCCAGCAGAATCGTCTCACTCTAGACTGGCGCTCCTCACACAGCCGGCAGGACACGTGCAGAACGTGGCTCTGGTCGCTCAGGGCGGCGTGGTGGACCAGAGCCCTCAGATTCAGACTATCAGCATGTTGGACGGACAGGTGACACACCAGCCTGAGCAGATGCATGTTATCACTTTGAGTAAAGAGGCCATGGAGCATCTACAGGCCCACCACGGTCCCCCGCAGCCCCTTCAGATCGCACAGAGGCCCgtccagcagctgcaggtgaTGCACCAGCCGATCCAGCAGCTGGCTGTCGCTCAGGAACCCGGGACGCCGCAGGGCCAAGGAGGCAGGGAGCAACACAGCCAGGCTATTCATATCAGCAGCCAGAGCAGCCAGCCCATCTCCATCAGCCAGACCAGCGAGCAGATCTCCAGCCACCACATCCAGGGTCACGCGTTCCAGATCCAGGCAGGAACCGTGTCCTACTTGTACACCACCGGACTGCCGCAGGAGAGCTGACGGCTCACTGAAGTCTGACACGATAATGCTGCCATGGTTACGTTAATAATGACGTAACGGATGAACAACATTATCATATTCCAAAGtgagaatatttttaaaggaaCAAGTTTACGGTTAAACATTctacaaatttaaattttctgtCGACCATTTTCAAAGCATATCATAAtaatttcttcttctctacCTACTATGTCAACACAGaggttttcttttcttgttcgaggtgttattttaaaaactttgctCTGTGCTTCAGGCATCTGAGATTTAGGAGTCACCTGCTGAACAGCAACAAAGCCACAAGCACGTTCTTGGTAAAAACAAACCCAGGACGACAAATAATAtgcaaaaatgtcacacaaataCTGGATTTCTGATGCTTGATATATTGGCcaatactctttttttttttacatgtacaTAAACAAACTTTGATCCCTTATTGTGACCAAGATAAGCAGGACGTTTACAgttaagaaatatatataaatctgGCATTACAGTACTGTGATTTCTTGTTGCATATGTGATGATACTGTTGACTGGTCTAACTCTGATGTGCCACCATCAACATGTTGGAAAGCATAATGTAAATTTAGTCAAAGAGCCTCTAATAAGTGTCTGAAGGACAAAAAGCTAAATGTTGACTGAGACAGATTTTACAATCTCATGCAGGTTTTAAGCATCAGCTGATTTTTTTCACACTGTGAGCTGAAACAATTGGTTTCCTTGTTGGTTGAGAGGAATGTATTTATCAATCTAAAAGCCTATAATAGGCTGTAGGAAATGGTCAgcattaaaataatacatatgCAATTTGTAGAAGTTTTCTAAGTTTATGCAATGTGCttaaaaatatttcttgatCAAATCCAGGACTGACAGGTTACAGTGTTTTATTAAGACTTATTtacaacttttcatttttaatagatagaaataataatataattcacTCAATTTTACATGAACAAAAGAAATATGGACCAAAGCAGTGTAACAGAGCTACACTGAGTTTTAAAGGGAGAGCACACATGTACAGTGTATGACAGTGGTAGATGATGTTGTAAGATGGTATGTGAATGCATTGGACAATAAAATACcttgttttataaaaaaaaaaaaatagcaaaactCTCTCACAAGTTAATGTCTTGTCTTTGGAAATAGCATAACTTTGTTGACACGCTGCTGTAAAACACAGAGTAGAATTATTAAGGATTCAACAGCACATTGCCAGCAGCTAAACAAGCTAGTGGTGCTTTACAAAATGTTGAGGGTTAATTAACTGACGAGCACGGCACCGGGGCTGCGTCTCACAGGTCTGGCAACGTCGTCTCAGCAGTCAGAACACGCAGGCGAGACGGATCCTGAAAGAACAACAaaggctttttttaaatgttgaacGAGAACAGCAATCTAACTCACTCTGTTAAACAGTATCTTATA
It contains:
- the zbtb24 gene encoding zinc finger and BTB domain-containing protein 24 isoform X2, translating into MSHKATTSSLMALHSDSHEQSILSKFNKLRKRDLLCDITLVVEDMHFKAHKALLAASSEYFSLMFTAKDQSTQSTFQLDGMAAEMFAAVLEFIYSAQVSVEQSATEQLLATARLMQVSDLVKALTELTHSAAGVTGGEVKADKAEVPNQSKRKRGRPKKNVNAAVAEIEGRSTVCESAEDGQPGDVNCKDGDKELQPKDDADYNTGAICSRQSKRKIKPPLKYKGYKVCSDTAERKEPGKRGRKRKYPNTEARCEDCGKVFKNHLFLKIHQRTHTGEKPFRCPVCGKCFTQKHTLLVHQRMHTGEKPFVCTVCSKALATKHSLQEHMNLHEEKSFSCDKCGKTFTQKRQLKSHYRLHTGKSLPECAQCHHKFLDTAQLKKHLRTHTGEKPFTCEICGKCFTAKSTLQTHIRIHRGEKPYDCSICKKSFSDPSARRRHVASHSGKKPFTCSFCSLSFTRLDNLKTHTNTHNKERAATSEASSDAAATDSAAPQEEARNILQLQQYQLPQSSDQEIQLVVTGDVDNINFVPGQEQEISIITTEGEPAESSHSRLALLTQPAGHVQNVALVAQGGVVDQSPQIQTISMLDGQVTHQPEQMHVITLSKEAMEHLQAHHGPPQPLQIAQRPVQQLQVMHQPIQQLAVAQEPGTPQGQGGREQHSQAIHISSQSSQPISISQTSEQISSHHIQGHAFQIQAGTVSYLYTTGLPQES
- the zbtb24 gene encoding zinc finger and BTB domain-containing protein 24 isoform X1, producing the protein MSHKATTSSLMALHSDSHEQSILSKFNKLRKRDLLCDITLVVEDMHFKAHKALLAASSEYFSLMFTAKDQSTQSTFQLDGMAAEMFAAVLEFIYSAQVSVEQSATEQLLATARLMQVSDLVKALTELTHSAAGVTGGEVKADKAEVPNQSKRKRGRPKKNVNAAVAEIEGRSTVCESAEDGQPGDVNCKDGDKELQPKDDADYNTGAICSRQSKRKIKPPLKYKGYKVCSDTAERKEPGKRGRKRKYPNTEARCEDCGKVFKNHLFLKIHQRTHTGEKPFRCPVCGKCFTQKHTLLVHQRMHTGEKPFVCTVCSKALATKHSLQEHMNLHEEEKSFSCDKCGKTFTQKRQLKSHYRLHTGKSLPECAQCHHKFLDTAQLKKHLRTHTGEKPFTCEICGKCFTAKSTLQTHIRIHRGEKPYDCSICKKSFSDPSARRRHVASHSGKKPFTCSFCSLSFTRLDNLKTHTNTHNKERAATSEASSDAAATDSAAPQEEARNILQLQQYQLPQSSDQEIQLVVTGDVDNINFVPGQEQEISIITTEGEPAESSHSRLALLTQPAGHVQNVALVAQGGVVDQSPQIQTISMLDGQVTHQPEQMHVITLSKEAMEHLQAHHGPPQPLQIAQRPVQQLQVMHQPIQQLAVAQEPGTPQGQGGREQHSQAIHISSQSSQPISISQTSEQISSHHIQGHAFQIQAGTVSYLYTTGLPQES